A stretch of Vibrio aphrogenes DNA encodes these proteins:
- the dsbB gene encoding disulfide bond formation protein DsbB — MTWLSSLHAFSQKRASWLLLLLLIVFFELSALYFQHVMLLAPCVMCVYERVAMLGIAIAALIGLIKPSNKWIRWGGLLAWGYTAFRGLQLALEHVGYQFNPSPFATCDIFPKFPSWAPLNQWAPWMFEPTGDCSKIVWQFLTLSMPQWLVVIFSVNLVILALVFLAQFVPLIQKSPRK, encoded by the coding sequence GTGACCTGGTTATCTTCCCTTCATGCCTTTTCCCAAAAACGCGCTTCTTGGCTTCTGCTATTGTTATTAATTGTTTTTTTTGAACTATCGGCTCTTTATTTTCAACATGTCATGCTATTAGCACCGTGTGTCATGTGTGTCTATGAACGGGTAGCGATGTTGGGTATTGCTATTGCTGCCCTGATAGGGTTGATAAAACCGTCCAATAAATGGATTCGCTGGGGTGGCCTACTTGCATGGGGATATACCGCATTTCGTGGCTTACAATTAGCCCTAGAGCATGTTGGCTATCAATTTAACCCTTCTCCTTTTGCGACTTGTGACATTTTCCCTAAATTTCCAAGCTGGGCTCCTCTAAACCAATGGGCACCATGGATGTTTGAACCTACCGGCGATTGCTCAAAAATCGTTTGGCAATTTCTAACCCTCTCAATGCCGCAATGGTTAGTGGTTATCTTCAGTGTTAACTTGGTTATTTTGGCGTTAGTTTTCCTTGCTCAATTTGTACCATTAATTCAAAAATCACCGCGAAAATAA
- a CDS encoding IS3 family transposase, producing the protein MTVQALKHQHKIQHLLQSIGLPKSVYYYQCQVLSTPEPYANEIASIERIFHKHKGRYGYRRIHYALRREGIYLNHKTVQRLMAKLGLKSTVRPKKYRSYKGAIGRIAPNILKRDFKSTKPNEKWVTDVTEFKVAGEKVYLSPIIDLFNQEVVSHTVATSPKLHLVTEMLEKATSKLSQASSLTLHSDQGWQYQHRDYRNKLKEKRINQSMSRKGNCLDNAVAENFFALLKTEMYHGYHFDSAEQLMACIDEYIDYYNNDRIKVKLKGLTPVEYRNQALEAA; encoded by the coding sequence TTGACTGTTCAAGCTCTAAAACACCAACACAAAATCCAGCATTTATTGCAATCCATTGGATTGCCCAAGAGTGTGTATTACTACCAATGCCAAGTGTTGAGCACTCCCGAGCCTTACGCGAATGAGATAGCGAGTATTGAAAGAATATTTCATAAGCATAAAGGTCGATATGGTTATCGACGCATTCATTATGCTTTACGTAGAGAAGGCATCTACTTAAATCATAAAACGGTTCAGCGCTTAATGGCAAAACTAGGGCTAAAATCGACCGTAAGACCGAAGAAATATCGTTCTTATAAAGGTGCGATTGGGCGTATTGCCCCGAATATTCTGAAGCGAGACTTTAAATCGACGAAACCAAATGAAAAATGGGTGACCGATGTGACGGAATTTAAAGTGGCAGGTGAAAAAGTCTATTTATCTCCTATCATCGATTTATTTAATCAAGAAGTCGTTAGTCATACTGTAGCGACCTCACCTAAATTACATCTCGTGACCGAGATGCTAGAAAAAGCGACGAGTAAGTTAAGTCAAGCGTCCTCGTTAACTTTACATAGTGACCAAGGGTGGCAATACCAACACCGTGATTATCGTAACAAGCTAAAAGAGAAAAGAATAAATCAGAGTATGTCGAGAAAAGGAAACTGTCTTGATAATGCTGTGGCTGAAAACTTCTTCGCACTTTTAAAAACAGAAATGTACCATGGTTACCACTTTGACAGTGCTGAGCAACTTATGGCATGCATTGATGAATATATTGATTATTACAATAACGATCGGATTAAGGTGAAATTAAAAGGCCTAACTCCGGTAGAATACCGAAATCAGGCCTTAGAAGCCGCATAA
- the udk gene encoding uridine kinase, with protein sequence MPEKNKCVIVGIAGASASGKSLIASTIYKELRAKVGDHQIGVITEDCYYRDQSHLSMEERVKTNYDHPSALDHDLLCEQLEQLVQGKSVEIPEYSYSDHTRTENTTLMTPKKVIILEGILLLTEPRLRQLMHASVFMDTPLDICLLRRVKRDVEERGRTMESVLKQYQKTVRPMFMQFIEPSKQHADIIVPRGGKNRIAIDVLKAHIAKLLKS encoded by the coding sequence ATGCCTGAAAAAAATAAATGCGTCATTGTAGGAATCGCCGGCGCATCGGCTTCAGGGAAGAGCTTAATTGCAAGCACCATCTATAAAGAATTACGTGCCAAAGTCGGTGATCACCAGATTGGCGTGATCACAGAGGATTGCTATTATCGCGATCAAAGCCATCTTAGTATGGAAGAGCGTGTAAAAACAAATTATGACCATCCTAGCGCATTAGATCATGACTTATTATGTGAACAATTAGAGCAATTGGTTCAAGGTAAGTCAGTTGAAATTCCAGAGTATAGCTATTCAGATCATACTCGTACTGAGAATACGACATTAATGACGCCAAAAAAGGTCATCATTTTAGAAGGGATTTTACTGCTAACAGAACCTCGTTTACGTCAGTTAATGCATGCTTCTGTTTTTATGGATACGCCATTAGACATTTGTTTATTACGTCGTGTTAAACGTGATGTTGAAGAGCGTGGTCGTACTATGGAATCGGTATTGAAACAATATCAAAAAACGGTGCGTCCAATGTTCATGCAGTTTATTGAACCATCAAAACAGCACGCTGATATTATTGTTCCACGTGGTGGTAAAAACCGTATTGCGATCGATGTACTTAAAGCTCATATCGCTAAGCTTTTGAAATCATAA
- the fadR gene encoding fatty acid metabolism transcriptional regulator FadR, with product MVIKAKSPAGFAEKYIIESIWNGKFPPGSILPAERELSELIGVTRTTLREVLQRLARDGWLTIQHGKPTKVNNFMETSSLHILDTLMTLDTDNATSIVEDLLAVRTSISPIFMRYAFKSNPEACIKTLNRVIESCDNLLAHSTFESFIEQSPYAAKIKQSVKEDNEQDEQKRDAILYAKTFNFYDYMLFQRLAFHSGNQIYGLIFNGIKKLYDRVGSFYFSNPEARQLALKFYKDLLMLCEQGEYQELPTVIRRYGIESGHIWMKMKQNLPSNFTEDDS from the coding sequence ATGGTTATTAAGGCAAAAAGCCCTGCAGGGTTTGCAGAGAAATACATAATTGAAAGTATTTGGAATGGAAAGTTCCCTCCGGGTTCTATTCTCCCTGCCGAAAGAGAGTTATCTGAATTAATAGGTGTCACCCGTACAACATTACGAGAAGTGCTGCAAAGATTGGCTCGTGATGGTTGGTTGACAATTCAGCATGGTAAGCCAACAAAAGTCAATAACTTCATGGAAACATCGAGTTTGCATATTCTTGATACTTTGATGACTTTAGATACCGATAACGCCACCAGTATCGTGGAAGATTTACTGGCCGTTCGCACCAGTATCAGCCCGATCTTTATGCGTTATGCTTTTAAGTCTAATCCTGAAGCTTGCATTAAGACCCTTAATCGAGTGATTGAGTCTTGTGATAATCTGTTAGCACATTCGACCTTTGAATCTTTCATTGAGCAATCTCCTTATGCAGCCAAAATTAAACAGTCTGTAAAAGAAGATAATGAACAAGATGAACAGAAGCGTGATGCGATACTGTATGCGAAAACATTTAACTTCTATGATTATATGTTGTTCCAACGTTTAGCATTCCATTCTGGTAATCAAATCTATGGGCTGATCTTTAATGGTATTAAAAAGCTCTATGATCGAGTGGGAAGTTTTTATTTTTCAAACCCAGAAGCACGACAATTAGCATTGAAGTTCTATAAAGATTTATTGATGTTGTGTGAGCAAGGTGAATACCAAGAGTTACCAACGGTTATTCGTCGCTATGGCATCGAAAGTGGTCATATCTGGATGAAAATGAAACAGAATCTTCCTAGTAACTTTACAGAAGATGATAGTTAA
- a CDS encoding type II secretion system protein, producing MIINTNQKGFTLIELVVVIVILGILAVTAAPKFLDIQTDARHSIMHGLKGAMKDAVQEVYGKAVIQDKEHIGDTSTGLNGTACVKLNEQGQCGILNRGKPSTDDLNAINTQFGYPAFAVDLSKVVDGLEGITDDGLGLENIDNGQYKMIGSTESTRANQNYSIFYAGSNDPDFKNINNISSAPASGCYLTYSTPIKDGEQPIITLSPDCESH from the coding sequence ATGATAATAAACACTAATCAAAAAGGCTTTACTCTCATCGAGCTGGTGGTCGTGATTGTAATCCTGGGTATTTTAGCCGTCACTGCAGCTCCTAAGTTTTTAGATATTCAGACTGATGCCCGTCATTCAATCATGCACGGTCTAAAAGGGGCGATGAAAGATGCTGTACAAGAAGTGTATGGAAAAGCTGTCATTCAAGACAAAGAACACATAGGTGATACCTCAACGGGTCTTAATGGTACGGCATGTGTCAAGCTCAACGAACAAGGCCAATGCGGCATACTCAACCGTGGAAAGCCCAGTACTGATGACTTAAATGCCATTAACACCCAATTTGGCTATCCAGCCTTTGCCGTGGATTTATCTAAAGTCGTCGATGGGCTTGAAGGTATTACTGATGATGGACTTGGGTTAGAAAATATTGATAATGGTCAATATAAGATGATTGGAAGTACTGAAAGTACCCGGGCAAACCAAAACTACTCCATCTTCTATGCTGGCTCAAATGATCCTGATTTCAAAAATATCAATAATATAAGTAGTGCTCCAGCTTCTGGATGTTATCTGACTTATTCCACACCAATAAAAGATGGCGAACAGCCTATCATCACTCTTTCCCCCGATTGTGAATCACACTAA
- the dcd gene encoding dCTP deaminase, which produces MRLCDRDIKKYLEAGKIAISPTPSEESISGLTVDVRLGHQFRVFNDHSAPYIDLSGKKDQVTAQLEKVMSDEIEISDDEEFYLHPGQLALAVTYESVDLPANIVGWLDGRSSLARLGLMVHVTAHRIDPGWSGRIVLEFYNSGRLPLALKPMMPIGALSFEVLSGDAEKPYNKRNNAKYKNQQGAVASRINED; this is translated from the coding sequence GTGAGATTGTGTGATAGGGATATAAAAAAATATTTGGAAGCAGGTAAAATAGCCATTTCGCCAACGCCATCGGAAGAGAGCATCAGTGGTTTAACGGTTGATGTTCGCCTTGGTCATCAGTTCCGTGTATTTAATGATCACAGTGCGCCTTATATCGATCTGTCTGGTAAAAAAGATCAAGTAACGGCTCAACTTGAAAAAGTGATGAGTGATGAAATAGAAATCTCAGACGATGAAGAATTTTATTTGCATCCAGGTCAACTTGCTTTGGCGGTCACTTATGAATCGGTTGATTTACCGGCCAATATTGTGGGGTGGTTAGACGGTCGTTCTTCCTTGGCTCGATTAGGTTTGATGGTGCATGTAACTGCTCACCGAATCGATCCAGGTTGGTCTGGGCGTATTGTATTAGAGTTTTATAATTCTGGTCGTTTGCCGCTAGCACTTAAGCCGATGATGCCAATTGGCGCATTAAGTTTTGAAGTGTTATCCGGTGATGCTGAAAAACCGTATAACAAGCGTAATAACGCGAAATATAAAAACCAGCAAGGTGCCGTTGCTAGCCGCATAAATGAAGATTAA
- the metG gene encoding methionine--tRNA ligase yields MATDPRKILVTCALPYANGSIHLGHMLEHIQADVWVRYQRLRGNTVNFICADDAHGTPIMLKAQQLGIKPEDMIAEVQKEHEKDFAGFNISFDNYHSTHSDENRELASSIYLRLKENGFITSRTISQLFDPEKEMFLPDRFVKGTCPKCKAEDQYGDNCDACGETYSPTDLINPKSAVSGATPIMKDSEHFFFDLPQFQSMLKEWTRSGSLQTETANKMQEWFESGLQQWDISRDAPYFGFEIPGEKNKFFYVWLDAPIGYMGSFKNLCGKRDDLNFDEYWQQDSTAELYHFIGKDIVYFHSLFWPAMLDGAGFRKPNNVFVHGYVTVNGAKMSKSKGTFVKASTYLNHLDPECLRYYYAAKLNSRIDDLDLNLEDFTQRVNSDVVNKIVNLASRNAGFITKRFAGKLSAEFAEPALYQEFVDAAERIGELYETREFGRAIREITALADKANQYVDEKAPWVIAKQEGKDQELQDICTVGINLFRVLMTYLKPVMPELAARTEAFLNETLAWDNIAQPLVAHEITKFKALFNRIDPKHVEAMIEASKEDAAAEMAAKEQAQQAAQSELDKEPIEAEIEFDDFAKIDLRIAKIIACESVPKANKLLKFQLDIGGETRQVFSGIKAAYQPEELVGKLTVVVANLKPRKMKFGMSEGMILAAGPGGKDLWILEPHDGAQPGMRVM; encoded by the coding sequence ATGGCAACTGACCCAAGAAAAATTTTGGTAACCTGTGCACTTCCTTATGCTAATGGCTCAATTCACCTAGGCCACATGCTTGAGCATATTCAAGCGGATGTTTGGGTTCGTTATCAGCGCCTACGTGGTAATACCGTCAACTTCATTTGTGCAGACGATGCTCACGGCACGCCAATCATGCTAAAAGCTCAACAGCTTGGGATCAAACCAGAAGATATGATCGCGGAAGTGCAAAAAGAGCATGAGAAAGATTTCGCCGGCTTCAACATCAGCTTTGATAATTATCACAGCACCCACAGTGACGAAAACCGCGAACTGGCGTCTTCTATTTACTTACGCTTAAAAGAAAATGGTTTTATTACCAGCCGCACTATTTCTCAATTATTCGATCCTGAAAAAGAAATGTTCTTACCGGATCGTTTTGTCAAAGGCACTTGTCCTAAGTGTAAAGCGGAAGATCAATATGGCGATAACTGTGATGCTTGTGGCGAAACCTACAGCCCAACGGATTTGATCAATCCAAAATCTGCGGTATCGGGTGCCACTCCAATCATGAAAGATTCTGAGCACTTCTTCTTCGATTTGCCACAATTCCAAAGCATGTTGAAAGAATGGACGCGTTCTGGCTCCCTACAAACCGAAACCGCCAACAAAATGCAAGAGTGGTTTGAGTCAGGCCTGCAACAATGGGACATCTCTCGTGATGCCCCTTATTTTGGCTTTGAAATCCCTGGTGAGAAAAATAAATTCTTCTATGTTTGGTTAGATGCGCCAATTGGGTACATGGGTTCATTTAAAAACCTTTGTGGCAAACGTGATGACTTAAACTTTGATGAATACTGGCAACAAGACAGCACCGCTGAGCTATACCACTTCATCGGTAAAGATATTGTCTACTTCCATAGCCTATTCTGGCCAGCCATGCTTGACGGTGCAGGCTTCCGCAAACCGAATAACGTGTTTGTTCATGGTTACGTTACGGTCAATGGCGCGAAAATGTCGAAATCGAAAGGCACTTTTGTTAAAGCTAGCACTTACTTAAATCACCTAGACCCAGAATGTCTGCGTTATTACTATGCCGCAAAACTTAATAGCCGTATTGACGACCTTGACCTTAACCTTGAAGATTTCACTCAACGTGTGAACTCTGATGTCGTAAACAAGATCGTTAACCTCGCTTCACGTAATGCTGGATTTATTACCAAACGTTTTGCAGGCAAGTTATCGGCTGAGTTTGCAGAACCAGCCTTGTATCAAGAATTTGTTGATGCTGCAGAGCGCATTGGCGAGCTATATGAAACACGTGAATTTGGCCGTGCTATCCGTGAAATCACCGCACTTGCAGACAAAGCCAACCAATACGTTGACGAAAAAGCCCCTTGGGTTATCGCGAAACAAGAAGGTAAAGACCAAGAACTGCAAGACATCTGTACGGTCGGCATTAACTTGTTCCGTGTCTTAATGACCTACTTGAAACCGGTTATGCCTGAGCTTGCTGCTCGCACAGAAGCCTTCTTAAATGAAACCTTAGCGTGGGATAACATTGCTCAACCACTTGTTGCTCATGAAATCACTAAATTTAAGGCGCTCTTTAACCGTATCGATCCTAAACATGTAGAAGCGATGATCGAAGCCTCTAAAGAAGATGCCGCAGCAGAAATGGCAGCGAAAGAGCAAGCACAACAAGCCGCTCAATCTGAATTAGATAAAGAGCCAATTGAAGCCGAAATCGAGTTTGATGACTTTGCAAAAATTGATCTGCGTATTGCGAAAATCATTGCGTGTGAATCCGTGCCAAAAGCCAACAAACTACTGAAATTCCAATTGGATATTGGTGGTGAAACGCGTCAAGTTTTCTCTGGCATTAAAGCAGCTTACCAACCGGAAGAACTCGTAGGTAAATTAACCGTCGTGGTTGCCAACCTTAAACCGCGTAAGATGAAGTTTGGTATGTCTGAAGGCATGATCCTAGCCGCTGGCCCTGGTGGCAAAGACCTATGGATTTTAGAGCCTCATGACGGCGCTCAACCTGGCATGCGTGTCATGTAA
- the apbC gene encoding iron-sulfur cluster carrier protein ApbC: protein MSDLYRTKEACLQRLNQFEHEALIEHWADTPNLVQMIKQGHLRITLPFVYQGLVEELQAWCETQREQGFPLVEITTQVKPLVTKQSQAVKGVKNIIAVTSAKGGVGKSTTAVNLALALQALGAKVGLLDADIYGPSVPLMLGTQGAQPDVQDGKWMLPVEAHGLFTNSIGYLIDDQDAAIWRGPMASKALGQILNETLWPQLDYLVIDMPPGTGDIQLTLAQQVPVTSAVVVTTPQDIALADAKKGVTMFEKVDIPVLGLIENMSYHICSNCGHHEAIFGQGGAAKMAQEAQLALLAQIPLHIDVRSDIDNGCPTVAARPQSEHGLIYQQLASHVSANLFWQGKPKPDEIRFVEVN from the coding sequence ATGTCTGATTTGTACCGCACCAAAGAAGCCTGTCTCCAACGCTTAAACCAATTTGAACATGAAGCTTTGATTGAGCATTGGGCTGATACACCAAATCTTGTGCAAATGATAAAACAAGGTCATTTACGCATCACCTTACCTTTTGTGTATCAAGGCTTGGTAGAAGAATTGCAAGCCTGGTGTGAGACTCAAAGGGAGCAAGGTTTTCCTTTGGTTGAGATTACGACTCAAGTTAAGCCCTTAGTCACCAAACAAAGTCAAGCCGTGAAAGGAGTCAAGAATATTATCGCGGTAACGTCAGCAAAAGGTGGTGTCGGCAAATCAACCACTGCCGTCAATTTAGCCTTGGCATTGCAGGCTCTGGGCGCCAAGGTTGGCTTGTTAGATGCCGATATCTATGGCCCATCGGTTCCCTTAATGCTCGGCACTCAAGGCGCACAACCTGATGTACAAGATGGTAAATGGATGCTCCCGGTAGAAGCTCACGGGCTGTTTACTAACTCGATTGGTTATTTGATTGACGACCAAGACGCGGCAATTTGGCGAGGGCCAATGGCGTCAAAAGCACTGGGACAAATACTCAATGAAACCTTGTGGCCACAATTGGATTATTTAGTGATTGATATGCCACCAGGTACAGGGGATATTCAGCTCACCTTAGCACAACAAGTTCCTGTCACTTCTGCTGTAGTGGTGACTACGCCGCAAGATATCGCACTAGCCGATGCTAAAAAAGGCGTCACCATGTTTGAAAAAGTGGATATTCCAGTTTTAGGTTTGATTGAAAATATGAGTTATCACATTTGCTCAAATTGTGGTCACCATGAAGCCATTTTTGGACAGGGTGGTGCGGCCAAAATGGCGCAAGAAGCTCAGCTTGCCTTATTAGCACAAATTCCACTGCATATTGATGTGAGAAGTGATATTGATAATGGTTGTCCTACCGTTGCAGCAAGGCCTCAAAGTGAACATGGCTTAATTTATCAACAGTTGGCATCACATGTTTCAGCCAACTTATTTTGGCAAGGAAAACCAAAACCGGATGAAATTCGTTTTGTGGAAGTGAATTAA
- a CDS encoding helix-turn-helix domain-containing protein: MSKYIRELKLCIAQRCLDGESSTSLAKELSIPANQIRYWTSVYRIHGSSSFLPLDYENSADFKFSVLKSMWENNWSISQASAEFNFSSNGTISVWLKLYNQSGFQGLHSRPKGRPSMKTQSNKRPTKPDEDMSLDELREELAYLRAENAVLKKLEELDKLKRQAAKKKR; encoded by the coding sequence ATGTCTAAGTACATCAGAGAATTAAAGCTGTGCATTGCTCAGCGTTGCCTTGATGGCGAATCATCGACATCTCTTGCAAAAGAGTTATCTATTCCTGCGAACCAAATTCGTTATTGGACTTCTGTTTACAGGATCCATGGTTCATCTTCATTTTTACCTCTTGATTATGAAAATTCCGCAGATTTTAAATTCTCGGTATTAAAATCAATGTGGGAAAATAACTGGTCTATAAGCCAAGCGAGTGCTGAATTCAATTTTTCTTCTAACGGGACTATTTCTGTTTGGTTAAAGCTTTATAATCAGTCGGGATTCCAAGGCTTACATTCCCGACCTAAAGGCAGACCATCTATGAAAACTCAATCAAATAAGCGTCCGACTAAACCTGATGAAGACATGTCACTTGATGAACTCAGAGAGGAACTGGCTTATTTGAGAGCGGAGAATGCTGTTCTAAAAAAGTTAGAGGAGCTGGACAAGTTAAAACGTCAAGCAGCAAAGAAAAAGCGTTGA
- a CDS encoding SEC-C metal-binding domain-containing protein, with protein sequence MLMKLIDSTLLNLTDYTPEFIEGALLAANMTPKALTAQQWIEPLVELDKQQAQATLVQHFEQQYGLLMSCQYQCLATLTENQLESLADFAEGFMTVWPVIEPGWNEVDTLTDGTVRMLQALLTTMMLAIDEASTHQQMKQAGIESPPTLQSLLPQLDIMINEVAKAADDAMQGMKAQSVNPYKEVGRNDPCVCGSGKKFKQCCGRQH encoded by the coding sequence ATGCTCATGAAATTAATTGACAGTACACTACTCAACTTAACCGATTATACGCCTGAATTTATTGAAGGTGCGCTTTTAGCCGCGAACATGACGCCAAAAGCGTTGACCGCACAACAATGGATAGAACCATTGGTGGAGCTGGATAAACAGCAAGCACAAGCAACGTTGGTACAGCATTTTGAACAACAATATGGCTTATTAATGAGCTGCCAATATCAGTGTTTAGCTACCTTAACGGAAAACCAACTCGAATCGCTGGCAGATTTTGCTGAAGGCTTTATGACGGTTTGGCCGGTGATTGAACCCGGTTGGAATGAAGTTGATACCTTAACCGATGGTACGGTTCGAATGTTACAAGCGCTACTGACTACCATGATGTTAGCGATTGATGAAGCTTCAACACATCAGCAAATGAAACAAGCGGGCATTGAGTCACCGCCAACTTTGCAAAGCTTATTGCCTCAGCTAGATATTATGATTAATGAAGTAGCTAAAGCGGCCGATGACGCGATGCAAGGGATGAAAGCTCAAAGTGTCAACCCATATAAAGAAGTTGGAAGAAACGATCCTTGCGTGTGTGGGAGTGGTAAAAAATTTAAGCAGTGTTGTGGACGTCAACACTAA
- the nhaB gene encoding Na(+)/H(+) antiporter NhaB has product MNMSLGNALIKNFLGKAPDWYKVTIIAFLIINPIVFFWIDPFIAGWMLVVEFIFTLAMALKCYPLQPGGLLAIEAIAIGMTSAEQVKHELANNLEVLLLLVFMVAGIYFMKQLLLFVFTKILLGVRSKILLSIAFCVTAAFLSAFLDALTVIAVIISVAIGFYAIYHKVVSSPDSTAFHDHTTDAHIPEITRNDLEDYRAFLRSLLMHAGVGTALGGVMTMVGEPQNLIIADQAGWGFGEFILRMAPITLPVFFCGLLTCIFVEKFKLFGYGAKLPENVRKILIEYEHEQQKKRTKQDVAKLYVQALIAVWLIIGLAGHFAAVGLIGLSVIILATAFTGITEEHAMGKAFEEALPFTALLAVFFAIVAVIIDQHLFKPIIETVLELEGGQQITMFYLANGILSMVSDNVFVGTVYINEVKAALLDGTITRDQFDLLAVAINTGTNLPSVATPNGQAAFLFLLTSALAPLIRLSYGKMVLMALPYTIILTLVGYFGIHFLLEPMTAYFHSVGWLTSSTIEIATQGSPIIGH; this is encoded by the coding sequence ATGAATATGTCTTTAGGAAATGCACTAATCAAAAACTTTCTCGGTAAAGCGCCTGATTGGTACAAAGTGACCATTATTGCCTTTTTAATTATCAACCCCATTGTCTTTTTCTGGATTGACCCATTTATCGCTGGTTGGATGTTGGTGGTCGAGTTTATCTTTACCCTTGCCATGGCATTAAAATGCTACCCATTGCAGCCTGGAGGCTTACTGGCGATTGAAGCAATTGCTATCGGCATGACCAGTGCCGAACAAGTCAAACATGAACTCGCCAATAACCTTGAAGTTCTGTTATTGCTTGTTTTCATGGTGGCTGGGATTTACTTCATGAAACAATTGCTACTTTTTGTATTCACTAAAATTTTATTAGGGGTACGCTCGAAGATACTCTTATCTATCGCTTTTTGTGTTACCGCAGCCTTTCTTTCCGCCTTTTTAGATGCATTAACCGTTATCGCGGTGATTATCAGTGTCGCGATCGGCTTTTATGCAATTTACCATAAGGTGGTCTCTAGTCCAGATTCAACCGCATTTCATGACCACACCACCGATGCTCACATCCCTGAAATCACGCGTAATGATTTAGAAGATTACCGTGCCTTTTTACGTTCACTATTAATGCATGCGGGGGTTGGTACGGCATTAGGTGGCGTGATGACCATGGTAGGTGAACCACAAAATCTCATCATCGCCGATCAAGCAGGTTGGGGTTTTGGTGAATTTATTCTCCGCATGGCACCTATCACTCTGCCCGTTTTCTTCTGTGGCCTTTTAACCTGTATCTTTGTTGAAAAATTCAAACTGTTTGGTTACGGTGCAAAATTACCAGAAAATGTTCGTAAAATTTTAATTGAATATGAGCATGAACAGCAGAAAAAACGGACTAAACAAGATGTCGCTAAATTATACGTTCAAGCTTTAATTGCCGTTTGGTTAATTATCGGTTTGGCTGGCCACTTTGCGGCTGTAGGCTTAATCGGTTTATCTGTCATTATCCTTGCGACTGCCTTTACAGGTATTACTGAAGAACATGCTATGGGTAAAGCGTTTGAGGAAGCTCTTCCTTTTACCGCCCTATTGGCTGTTTTCTTTGCGATTGTCGCTGTAATCATTGATCAACATTTATTTAAACCTATCATTGAAACGGTGCTTGAGTTGGAAGGTGGTCAACAAATTACTATGTTCTACCTCGCTAACGGTATTCTATCCATGGTGTCGGATAACGTGTTTGTCGGTACGGTGTATATCAATGAAGTTAAGGCTGCGCTCTTAGATGGCACTATCACTCGAGATCAATTTGACCTTCTTGCGGTGGCGATTAATACCGGTACTAACTTACCATCGGTTGCGACTCCTAACGGTCAAGCTGCATTCTTATTCTTATTAACGTCCGCTCTCGCACCGTTAATTAGGCTCTCTTATGGCAAGATGGTATTAATGGCATTGCCTTATACTATTATCTTAACTTTAGTTGGTTACTTCGGCATTCATTTCTTATTAGAACCTATGACGGCCTACTTCCACTCTGTTGGTTGGTTAACCTCTTCAACCATTGAAATTGCAACCCAAGGTAGTCCTATCATCGGTCATTAA